The segment TATAAAACGCTACCCAGATGAGATAGAACCAAAGGTGGCGCTAGGCGTGGGCGATGTGGGctaccgcctacggcctcgcagtccgaggggcctcgcgcctcaaatacatGTAACTGGGAagcaacgtaaaaaaatattagttatttcttgcgccaccagagggcgtCGCTAAATGTCCCTTGCTCGcacaaaattttggttttgcCCCGCAACTGGATAGAACAATAGAAGACGCACTACATACCGGAATTCAGCACCGGAATGTCTATGCTCACGGAATAAACCAAGAATAAACTAGCTTTTGTACCAATGGCGAGAATAGATCTAAAATTGAAAACGATTTGTTGTAACGTTTGTAGAGACCTTTATTTTAGCTTGTATTATATATGTGTGAagcaaagaatacaatactcacaaGTACTCACAAGGAGGTGTGAAGCGTCAAATGTGGCCAAATacattattgattgattgaaaaattAACCGGTTCAGGGTAAAACCGGTTCGAGTAAATTGATCGAGTCATAATATTGGTTTTGGTTAAaagaaagatataaaaaaaaaattactttgccGCTGTATGTACTGGtatgtaatgaaataaatttaaatagctACATATGTTTACAAGGTTGACaacattacttaattaaaaaagaaaaaaaaaacgcctcttGTTCCGCGTACCGATACAATGCAATGGCGATCGCGATTCGAGTTTAGATTTTGTTAAACTTAAAAACCTTGATTTCTTTTTGTTGTTGTACAGCGATTCTCTGTAATTGCTATAGTTTTAGCTAATTCGTATGTGACAGTTCTTTACCGGAGTTTTCTACCATGATTTGTGTAACTACTTTGTAACATGTCCGAAGAAATGGACTTGAATGTAAACAACCTCTCCGCTGCCGGAGAGGCTTTTGAGGTATCCCAATCAAATTCCTCGTATTTAGAAAATGAGGGTATCTCCTCTCCCGGCAGAGAGTGCTCGCAGCCTGCTGCCGTAGATGCGGCCGAATTAAGCGATATGTCAATAGAAAACGATCTCGTATCGTCCACCAACAACGAGGATCAATCGCAACTGACTTACTGCAACTTAGATGTAGGCAGCGAAGTGAACATCAACGAAGATGAGCCGGACGAAACGAACACCGCATTTGATCTTGGAAACGAGGCCAACTCGGAACCTCATAATTTACATGAAACCGATTATGTGCAAGAACAAAGTAATGCAGTCAGTAACGATGTGGACAACGAGGTGGACATGGAGTTAGACGAGACAGTGGAGACAGAAGCGGTGAGCAGCTCGGAAGTATGTCAGCCTACTAGCTTATCCTCTTCGAAACAAGGTAGAGGTAGGGGCAGAGGCAGAGGGAGAGCACGGGGAAGAGGGAGAGGGCGAGGCAAGGGCAGAGGTAggaaaacaataacaaataatgaTTCAACCTCCATTAATTTTGGCACAGACATTTCTAGTGATATTAGTGCAAATATAAGTTCAGAACCTTTCCCTGAGAATACATTACAATCCGCAAACAACAATATGGACTCAATTCAAACGGAGACAAATGGCTTTCTCGTATCACCAAGTCAGAGTACGGAGACTCCCACTGAACAAGTCCCTGTAACTAGAAAAAGGGGCAGGAAAAAGAAAGAGCCACCTGTGCTAAGTGATACTGGAAGCTTGGAAAGTCCAGAAGTTGTAAGTCCAAAAGTTCGTTGTAGAAGAGCTCCACCTATTGTTAAAGATACTGGAAGCTCTCAAAGTCCAGTAGTTGAAAGTCCAAGAGTTTCCCGTAGAAGAGGTCGGCCAAGGAAAAATTCAAGTCTTAATGATATAACTGAAAACCAAACAACAGTTAATGGGGATTCTTTACCTGTCAATGCCAGCTCTACTGAAATGAAAGACCTTAATAAAATGGTTAAAAATTTGTCCCAACTTGAAGACAAATTACGTAAATTACAGGACAACCTTTCTAATATAGAGAATTTAGAGGAAgatgaagatgatgatgaagaaGATATGTGCTTAAGTCAGCTGAAAACATCAATTGATTGTGAAAAAGCATCAGAAGCCAAGGATCCCATATTGCAAGGGTTGCAAGAAATGCCTTCTTCTCCATTGGCTGAACCTGAGACAGATATGATTGAGGAAAGTGCAAGCGCTCCTAGTGCGCCAATCACTCAGGCTGAGGTCATCAAGGACAATGATGCCACCACAACAGAAAGCAACACCCCTTTGACAGAAAATGTTACAGAAGATAATGACACATCAGAAAAAGTTACAACAGAAAATATAACTACAGAAAATGTAACTACTGAAAATGTAACTACAGAAAATGTAACTACAGAATGTGCAACTACAGAAAATGCAACTACAGAAAATGCCATTGCAGAAAAAATAATAGGCAAAGAAGTTGAAAATAAGTCTATGGATAATAATGAGTCACTTCTTGTTGAAGGTACTTCTAAGAGACCTAAGAGAAGAAATGCAAGGAAAACATTTAAATACAGAAATGATGATGATTCCGATGAAGATCCATTTGCTAATGTTGAGCTATCGGATGATGATGAACCAAGGAGAAAAAAGAAAAGTGGCAGGTATAACTCTGATGATGAATACATACCAGGAAGAAAAGGAAGGGAAAGCTCCATAGACTCCTCAGATAGTGCAGTTGGTGATGCACTAGATGAGTTAGAAGAGCTAAAAATGACAACAAAAAAAAGAGGCCGAATGAAAAAAGAAATTCAATTAGAAGAAGAGAAAATGCCTCTTATTTCAGACATAGTTAGCCAGAGTCCATTGAAAGCATCAAGTTTGAATCAAGTTGAAGATAAAAAAGAGCCTTGGAGATTTTCTCCAAATGCAGTTCAAGATTTGTGTGATGATACTGAAGTGCAACCATCTGTAAACAATGAAATCAAACCTACACCACCTCCACAGTCATCAAACACTTGGGGTTCAAGTAAGGAGTTTGAAAATTTCCTTGCAAAGAAAATTCACGGTAccaatttgaaaattaaaaaagtgtctAAAAAATCTAACTTATCACCAAGTGTAGTAGCACCTATAGAAATCCCAGTCTTAGAAGCAAATGAAGTTAAGAAGAAAGTAGAAGTATCTTCTCAAACCAACAAAGTAACTACAGAAACTACAAGTACTCAGACTAGCGGACCCTGCACACTTTCAATGAAGACCAATGTTCCTTTAAATAGTGAACAATCAGAAAACGCGTGCAAATTCCTTACTAGCATTGTGAAAACTACTTCAGAATTGGGAACCTTGATGACTCAAAAGTCTGATGACTTtattcaaaagaaaataaacacaACTAATGTGGTAGACACTTTTAAGATAGATTATTGTGTGAAGAAATCATTTTTATTACTGAAACTTGCTAAACATAATATTATGCAAATGGAAGAGGACTTAACCAATCAATATGAAAAGTTTTTGCAAGAAAATGACCTATCATCATACAGGGAACAAGAGAAGAAATTAGAGCCCACACCCAAAAAGGAAAAAGAAGATAGTGATAGTGACTGTGAAATAGTTGGGGAAACTCCACCTCAAAAGGTTGAAGTAAAAAAAGAAAGCAAACCTAAATTCAATCCaaaaacagtatttttaaataaagaactttcTATCAAAATTGCTAAAAAGCCAAGTGAAGAAGTCaagagcaataaaaatattaatatcaaagGCAGACACACTGTGTGGATCAGTGATTCGGTGATGGTAAAGAAAGTAAAGGGCCCTCAGTCTTTTTTAGCCCAGGACAGCCGAAATAAAAAACCCCCtgataataaaattacagaaaaaatgGTAAGTGATTTTTTTGAGGATTATTATCGCCAGAAAGCATTATTTACGTGTGCTCCATTTGTATCCACGGAATGGTCTACCTGGCAACATAACAGATACATCTGCCAATATTTTACTGTTGAACCTGATAATCTTACAAATGGTAATATTTCTAGAACTGAGGAGAATTTCACGGATAATGAAAGTAACCCAAGTGTGAGTGAAAGTGGCAATGAACTTAGTGAGAAAATTAAATGTGAAGTTAGCAAATTGAGCAACCCAACAACACTTTTATCAATTTGCTTGAAGAATCTGCATGAACACTTTTATCTGACGGAACCTAGTGATGTGAACAATACTTTTCCCATTCCCGAATGCACGAATGATACTAGTGCAGCTCTGTTTTATCAGCCGAAAACACTATTTTCATCATGCTGTGAGcacctaaaaaaaaatgagcAGAATTCCAGGGCAGAAAATAAGTTGTTAGTAAATGCTTCTGTGATTGTACCACAAAATCTACCTTCCCAAAAAGGTAATCACTTTAGAATTGAAAATGCAGATGACGATGACGACAATCAAGAAGAGGACATCAAATTACTAAATGCTTCAGAGATCCTATCCCACCCAATCCCTTCTTTGAAAGCAttgtgttatttaaaaataacatgctGTGTGCATCTAAACAATGAGCAGAATTTGAGGGCACAAAATAAGTTGGTAAATGATTCTGAGATTGTACCACAAAATCTACCTTCTCTAAAAGGTAATTACTTTATAGTTGAAAATTCAGATGAAGATAGCGACAATCAAGAAGAGGATGCTAAATTACTAAATGCTTCAGAGATCCTATCCCGACCTATCCCTTCTTTGAAAGCAttgtgttatttaaaaataactaaacttGACTTTACAAATTGCATAAAAAGTGACAATAAGACTGTCATGTCTAATAGTGAAATTGATGAAACTGAATATTATGAAAGTGACTTCTCATGTGATGATTCCAGCCAAGAAGTCAAGTCGCTGTCGACTTTATGTGTTCAGATAATCCAACGAAGCCAAAAAGTTCTTCAGCCTAATAAATcaagtgatttttgtattaggGACAGTTTCTCATTTAGATCTCCAAATTCGTTGATGCATATTGCTTTTAAATGTATAACAAGTTTACTAAAAGAATGTCACATAAGTGACCCTAACAAGTCACAAATCGATATTGTATGTCATGTAACTCCCCGTAACGTAAAAAAACTAGCTGATATATGCTTTGATATTGTATCAAAGTTGTATGAAGCTGACAATTCTCAAGTAACTGTAAGTGCTGAAACCCCACCTATAGCACTTACTATCAATGCGGTTAATACACTCTCAGAAGAAGCATTCCTTAATATTGAGGAAAATACGAATGATCAAGATAATTCAGATTATTATGAAGATGATGCTGGAACTCTTTACGAGGATGAATCCATGGAACCTAATTATAATGAAGATGAAGATGCCAATCATAGGGAAAATGAAAGTTGGATTTCTAAAGTACAGTTAAAAGAACTTATGTCTTGTGCTGTATCTGACAAACAGAAAAATGGATCAAAGTCCATTCCAGAAAATGAAAATGTTCCTGTAGCAACTGAGAATTATCCtcttattgctaatgtcaaaaCTGAACTGGGCTTAGAGGAGAAACCTGCTATTGCTGAGAACTTTGTTCCGTTTATTAAAACTGAACCAGATCATTATGTCGATCAAATGACCATCATTCCAGAAAGTGTTGTTACAAAAACGGAATCTTTTGATAATGTTGATCCGTTACCTGTTGGTAGAGAACCAATTCAAAGACAAAATAGCACAAGTTTTGATgaagaaaattttgaaaatttcgtTAGGTGTAATAAAATGATACATGCTATTAGCACTTACGAAAATGAGAATGAAGAAACATTTAGTCAAAGTGCTTTGCGAGTCCGCAGACAGCATGAACCTGATTCTGATAACGAAAATGACACAAGTATGAGTTTACTAGTACCGCATACATTTGAGGCTCTCACTGTTGAATCTGCTAAAGGAAGCCTTCTAGAAAACAGCGAGAGTGACAGTGAAAATGTTGGTAAAAAGAACAACAAACGAAAACCTGGTAGACCTAAAACAAAGAAGCCTCAGCCTCCAAAACAAACCAAAGAAGTACCtgcaaaagaaaataaagaagtACCTTCAAAAGAAAACAAAGAAGTCCAGTCAAAAGAACATAAAGAGGTACAGTCGAAAGACAAACCTGTTCCTGTTAATGAGCTAGCTATACTCACTAGACGAATGCGAGAACGAATTAGacaagaagagaaaaaaggcgAGTCATCAGATTCGGATTCTGAAAACGTGGCACAAACCTCAAAGCAGgaaaaagaaacaaagaaagaaACGAGACGTTCGCGATTGGCTGCTAAAAACAACAAGAATGTGGATGATGAGATACAGTGTAATAATGTAGATTCAACAGAGCAAATAACGGATACTACTGCCAATAAATCCAAAGATGAAACTGGAACTAATCCCAAAGAAGATAATAAGTTCACTGGATTTAGTGCCGTTgatcaaaatgaaatttctaCATATCATAAATACGTTAAATATGTTTATGACCAAATTTTACCAAAAGTAAATGAAGAGACTGAATTGAAAACTACAGAAGAAAATTCAAACAAAGATGAAAAGACAAAGGATAATAAAAAAGAGTCAGATGAGATAATCAATTCACAGGAACCAATAGAACTTTTAGAATGCACACCTACAATGCCAATATTTGAGGAGGAAGAGGCTAAACCTAATCGAAAATCTATCACAAAATCACCAGGCAAAAAGAAAGAAGCGAAACATGCTAAAGAAGAATTAGTAAGCAAAGACAAAGGAGATGCTAAACACGACAATGATGCTAAAAAAGAACTATTTGGCAAAGTAACTGAGAAAAGCGAATTATTCACTGAACGCAATGGATGGAAATGTTATCCGATTCTCAGTAGTGACACAAAACTTTATGAACAAATTCCCATCATTGCCTTGGAAAAATTACCAGAATCTTTTGTTCAGACATATTTTGAATATCAAGATATAGCTGTAAAAAGCAAAGACGACGAAGAAATAGATAGGTAAATATAATCACGAATgtttagttgtaaattgtttggGATAGTCAGCTTTCATTTAACTTGTCTTTATTTCAGATTGACAAACCTTCAGTCCTTGAATAGGGTATCTAGTGTAAAGAAACCTAGAGCTCGCAGAGAAAAAGTGCCAGGTGAAGAGCAAGACAAGTCTTTCCAAGATGGCAATGACCGACCGGAAAGCCCTGCAGACGCAGGCCATTACAATGAATTGTTGCCTTCTGAAGATGAAGGTGATAACTATGAGGACGATTTTACAACACCAGTAAGCATTTTTAACGAAAGTTTGATAGTAAAATGTATTCATAGCTTAAATAGGTTtgaacattttttcattttatgttaagtacagtcgagtaaatatttatacatttcttcaccttaatccattggaATAAGgtgaaatatttatacatatttatgaactcaacTGTTCTGTTTTAGGGTCCAGATGCTACGGAAAACAATATGGCGAAAAATTTGCTcatgaatgatgatgatgatgaagacgACACACCACTATCTCACAGAAAAATCAAGAATGAAGTTGATGGCGATGCcacctttaaaaaaaagaggCCTGGACCGAAATCTAAAACAGTTGATATAAAACAGGAGCATCCAGATTCGTTAATGCTTACGGCAGACAAGATGATGAACAAAGAATTGACCCTTTTACATGCACCAGTAGTTTTGGATAACGAAAATGCGAAAACACCTGTTAAAGGTCCTCTTACAAGAAATAAACCGGTATGTAAATGTTAATTTTACTCTGCTGGCATATCTATTgataaaatttttatttttattcctttCATATTCCAGAGAAGTGGTACAAAGAGTGGTGGTAAGGGAGAGCGAAGAAAGTCCGATGATTCCTCATCAGAGGAAGAAAAGCAATGGGTaaatactaaagaaaaacttcTAAAGAGAATGGGAAAAAAACAAGAAACTGCAATGTAAGTTTGTTTACTTCAtagtaaatattgtaataaaatatttcgcAGGTGTTTAATTaaagttgtttatttattgttgtaGGGAAGACGATGCTAAGCGGGCTAAACTCGTGAGTGAATTCATAGAACGACGGAACACAAGTGACAAACCGTTGATATTGAATCATAAAACTCGCGGTCGATCCAGACGTTCTAGGAAAAAGATGTTGGAGAGGCAAAAGCAGATGAGGTAATATGAAACTTAATAAAAGCACAAAACAACccaagcaaaaaaaatgttacttttatGTCAGTCTGAATTAAGTACTTATGACAATGCTTTCCAATGTTGTTCTATTTGTTTCCAAGCTGCCTGAATACACCATAACCGATGTGTGCCAGGAGTGTCTGAGGTTTTGTGAGAAGATGGATGATAGGCTTTCCAGCACTTGCACttgattattaatatctgttttttattttatatatgttttgtatttgtatagtctaattattcggtgtattggcatatgctgtaatgccgtgtaaatatttgaaaaaaaaaaactctccgACTATTCCAGAGTGCTGTCGTATGAGCTACTCGGAGAAGCGGGGCCGCATGGTCCAAAAGGAAACTCCGCAGCATATTTCAAGGGACGCCGTAATATTAGGAAGGTGTGTTCTAAATGATATTTATCATTGAATCTAGTTATAATCTCAAACATTGTTGGACTTACTTGATTtaaagtcatatttttttaacctatTTTTGTCTACAACTGGATTGAACCAATTTATAGACTTTAACTATAGAGTTGAAAGATACCAGAGGTAGGCTCTCTAAGACTAAATTGATTTCATAACACGCCGTTTTCTCGTACGGCACGTACCCAATCGCAAATTGGGGCTGAGCGCGGAAAGGCTCAAATAAGTGATTATGTACGTGTGTGAAATCGGCTTGTAATAAAGTCACAGTTTTTTCTGAAGCAACCCTGCCTCTATCTGTCAACTCTGATTTGAAtgctgtcgtcaagctcaccatacttattaacctatcgaatgagctaatggttttacggatactggaaagcgatatgtaaatgtactacatacctatacgaggcctggatgttagtgagatgacgatatgagttgtgttggtgtccgactttattacctacatataacatgagtatcacatgattatccacctggtttcttgagcttaatagtcgcctccaaacctccccttatagcgaccccattccccacccaaagtttacctt is part of the Cydia pomonella isolate Wapato2018A chromosome 18, ilCydPomo1, whole genome shotgun sequence genome and harbors:
- the LOC133527946 gene encoding uncharacterized protein LOC133527946 isoform X3; this translates as MSEEMDLNVNNLSAAGEAFEVSQSNSSYLENEGISSPGRECSQPAAVDAAELSDMSIENDLVSSTNNEDQSQLTYCNLDVGSEVNINEDEPDETNTAFDLGNEANSEPHNLHETDYVQEQSNAVSNDVDNEVDMELDETVETEAVSSSEVCQPTSLSSSKQGRGRGRGRGRARGRGRGRGKGRGRKTITNNDSTSINFGTDISSDISANISSEPFPENTLQSANNNMDSIQTETNGFLVSPSQSTETPTEQVPVTRKRGRKKKEPPVLSDTGSLESPEVVSPKVRCRRAPPIVKDTGSSQSPVVESPRVSRRRGRPRKNSSLNDITENQTTVNGDSLPVNASSTEMKDLNKMVKNLSQLEDKLRKLQDNLSNIENLEEDEDDDEEDMCLSQLKTSIDCEKASEAKDPILQGLQEMPSSPLAEPETDMIEESASAPSAPITQAEVIKDNDATTTESNTPLTENVTEDNDTSEKVTTENITTENVTTENVTTENVTTECATTENATTENAIAEKIIGKEVENKSMDNNESLLVEGTSKRPKRRNARKTFKYRNDDDSDEDPFANVELSDDDEPRRKKKSGRYNSDDEYIPGRKGRESSIDSSDSAVGDALDELEELKMTTKKRGRMKKEIQLEEEKMPLISDIVSQSPLKASSLNQVEDKKEPWRFSPNAVQDLCDDTEVQPSVNNEIKPTPPPQSSNTWGSSKEFENFLAKKIHGTNLKIKKVSKKSNLSPSVVAPIEIPVLEANEVKKKVEVSSQTNKVTTETTSTQTSGPCTLSMKTNVPLNSEQSENACKFLTSIVKTTSELGTLMTQKSDDFIQKKINTTNVVDTFKIDYCVKKSFLLLKLAKHNIMQMEEDLTNQYEKFLQENDLSSYREQEKKLEPTPKKEKEDSDSDCEIVGETPPQKVEVKKESKPKFNPKTVFLNKELSIKIAKKPSEEVKSNKNINIKGRHTVWISDSVMVKKVKGPQSFLAQDSRNKKPPDNKITEKMVSDFFEDYYRQKALFTCAPFVSTEWSTWQHNRYICQYFTVEPDNLTNGNISRTEENFTDNESNPSVSESGNELSEKIKCEVSKLSNPTTLLSICLKNLHEHFYLTEPSDVNNTFPIPECTNDTSAALFYQPKTLFSSCCEHLKKNEQNSRAENKLLVNASVIVPQNLPSQKGNHFRIENADDDDDNQEEDIKLLNASEILSHPIPSLKALCYLKITCCVHLNNEQNLRAQNKLVNDSEIVPQNLPSLKGNYFIVENSDEDSDNQEEDAKLLNASEILSRPIPSLKALCYLKITKLDFTNCIKSDNKTVMSNSEIDETEYYESDFSCDDSSQEVKSLSTLCVQIIQRSQKVLQPNKSSDFCIRDSFSFRSPNSLMHIAFKCITSLLKECHISDPNKSQIDIVCHVTPRNVKKLADICFDIVSKLYEADNSQVTVSAETPPIALTINAVNTLSEEAFLNIEENTNDQDNSDYYEDDAGTLYEDESMEPNYNEDEDANHRENESWISKVQLKELMSCAVSDKQKNGSKSIPENENVPVATENYPLIANVKTELGLEEKPAIAENFVPFIKTEPDHYVDQMTIIPESVVTKTESFDNVDPLPVGREPIQRQNSTSFDEENFENFVRCNKMIHAISTYENENEETFSQSALRVRRQHEPDSDNENDTSMSLLVPHTFEALTVESAKGSLLENSESDSENVGKKNNKRKPGRPKTKKPQPPKQTKEVPAKENKEVPSKENKEVQSKEHKEVQSKDKPVPVNELAILTRRMRERIRQEEKKGESSDSDSENVAQTSKQEKETKKETRRSRLAAKNNKNVDDEIQCNNVDSTEQITDTTANKSKDETGTNPKEDNKFTGFSAVDQNEISTYHKYVKYVYDQILPKVNEETELKTTEENSNKDEKTKDNKKESDEIINSQEPIELLECTPTMPIFEEEEAKPNRKSITKSPGKKKEAKHAKEELVSKDKGDAKHDNDAKKELFGKVTEKSELFTERNGWKCYPILSSDTKLYEQIPIIALEKLPESFVQTYFEYQDIAVKSKDDEEIDRLTNLQSLNRVSSVKKPRARREKVPGEEQDKSFQDGNDRPESPADAGHYNELLPSEDEGDNYEDDFTTPGPDATENNMAKNLLMNDDDDEDDTPLSHRKIKNEVDGDATFKKKRPGPKSKTVDIKQEHPDSLMLTADKMMNKELTLLHAPVVLDNENAKTPVKGPLTRNKPRSGTKSGGKGERRKSDDSSSEEEKQWVNTKEKLLKRMGKKQETAMEDDAKRAKLVSEFIERRNTSDKPLILNHKTRGRSRRSRKKMLERQKQMRVLSYELLGEAGPHGPKGNSAAYFKGRRNIRKVIDKKSLARSTVIANMEEFERKRRLSMKQKQLEEILGCEEGVNVIVTNDEVCLEYDFNVGQPAVTVHPFFTKVMKAHQYEGVKFMWDACFESLERVQSGHPGGGCILAHCMGLGKTLQVLALLHTVLTHPGVGMRRVLVCCPLSTVLNWVDEIHKWIGPVTDEIKVFELSKLRKTYERAYQLEDWYNGGGIFIIGYELFRSLTTLDAELDDVRQTIIDKIRTALLDPGPDIIVCDEGHLLKNDCSVLAVAMSRVATRRRIVLTGTPMQNNLREYYCMVNFVKPNLLGTYSEYSNRFENPIMNGQHRDSVVEDIKLMKARTHILHKVLEGCLQRQEASVLYPYLPKKHEYTVFISLTKCQCDLYKHYLNVYANKNKQSILKDFHTLQKIWSHPQVLHNFNMKARDEKIKVKAEKLEDDLAREDLTASEDIKPSSTDVWWLQYLDGGDMLERLESSNKFITVFRILEEAVALDDKVLIFSTSLITMDSLEYFLKKINNWSLGQEYYRLDGSVPPEVRQKWCREFNAEHNYKTKLFLISTRAGSLGLNMTAANRVIILDTSWNPAHDIQSIFRVYRFGQKKDCFIYRLVALGTMEQKIYERAVTKQAVSCRVVDEQQIDRHYNMAELTELYRFDETGTSVAGGVAVGVQDVVLLRVARDAALHAVHEHDSLLRGSEAALSEHERAAAWQQFQQETQHNQMPQGKVPKKEKKAAKRSLPLVPVPNVKSTLPEVKPEPHNDAEYTPTEPKPKRGRKKIINCRIPIQTTPQPSTSSQPDYFVDRGQETDIVAQISQILVSHDFNNRRTSRDLSKLISTVQQVVASGDLSSLPPGDEAATAIAQILLRKHSPVAAPPMPALTDIRTPPALVDIRTPPALVDIRTTPALTDIRTAPALTNIQTPPALTDVQHTIPSNQPLEQEDAETITGDLTSKPDANVKRKRRAAVSAQKKFDTIADDVVIDLNDDDWRNDDDFIVAPTRNPEPEKVERKEKKYKPGPKSKKKPTEIPPVETPQQLAQTIQQSINVEESILLSDDDIVPESRPPPVTVKQEPSTKKGDEEKYPLHPSLLTNENFIKIVAHTYLAGNPMLDEDAATLAARYSTSKALRETEATGKPIESGPIYDIAVQVLGIDILKKLHTSGPTADAKTNKQNQKALSDTEKKLSVATATPEPKQGLLKPKVTSDLMPKERKPMIANLGRVKLTPVTPVIAAPVVVPVGLIKNTSNSGAVAEECILPDDDDVHVVAEPAPPRRAPLPLHSAGAGAGRLLQDERLLTNIKVPIAPAPQAPPAPGAAKIKVAGSRPAPGPPAGTICLDSDDEDAAPPVPVTLTAATGARLELQMPHETPLRPARVEPVLDVDYYIGDGNPHAPPPAPGPSRRLARLAPKHAPATVCKPGDIIRIGKTGMVEVLSKVDSVPVSIGRGARPAPGKPAGERVSPAAGPKSAQSKIAINSASHAAAPKLTEPKTAPKPMEPKTAPKPTEPKTAPKPTERVTPKPAAKPAPKPAEKVAPKPALEPTEKPVRVDSGSSSSSRSASPVDADPLSILKDVVQIPADRYQSILSGQTTAEPYQSTPKSSSSKPTPQATPSKVNTTKKPPEKQPSILQKLNALKDIKAKEILKKTAEKPKKTITITKSSSAVFDSVDLTDVVAAPAPESKPDKVASKSSVTTKPSKKIETVVGTSKNIILTTKNKIAVGPAPPSSSKSSVRVTNMETLAPATVKGRVDKKRPAIKQEPEAPKRKKTEPMTLKDFDIDDIDDIIELE